GGGAAAGACCAGTACTCAGGCGTAGCTGAGCCAGTCTCGTCATGCTATCTTGTGTTTGGACCGGGACGCTTCGCGGAGAACCACGAGAGAACCGTTGACGCTAGAAACACTGTCCGAGCTGATATGTTGAAAGGGATGTATTTCACCGGATGCCGTGAGGCAAGATTAATCTGATCGAAACGCATGCAACCGACGATCGAGAGTCATGAATGAGAGTCCGACAGGCCGCTAGGCCATCCATTGACGAATCTGCGCTGCGGAAGCCTCGGCAGCGGTCGCCAAGACAGTGTGGTCAGACATCCAGATGCGCCGTGAGGCTCTTAAGCTGGGACAATGCTGCTTCAGCCATCGGACCACACCCGACCAGGGCACGATGGGATCCAAGCCTCCGTACAGATGGTGCAGCGGAATTCGACAGGTAGATGCCAACGGCCGCGGATCATTCTCCGCAATGAGGCGTAAACGCTGCAGCAGTGCCTGCTGGTCCGCCACCGTCCGGCGAGCCACAAAATCGCGTGCGCCCGCGATCAGCGTCGGGGAGTCGGAATGCCGCAGATGGGCGTAGAGGATGTAGGCGGGGAGGCACCGATGCAGCAGCCGGTGCGAAACTCGGGGGCAAAGGAAGCGTGCCGCGGACAGAAGTGTGGACGAAGGATACTTCACAAAGCCTCCGGCCAGGATCAGCCCCTGCCATCGCTGTGGGCTCCGTTTGACCAACTCCCACATCACCTGAGATCCGAAGGACTCCCCGAGC
Above is a genomic segment from Verrucomicrobiales bacterium containing:
- a CDS encoding alpha/beta hydrolase, whose translation is MTAPTLIYLPGVQGDWTMIGAFRQALGERICWVEMTYPRSLTWSLADYAREIEEALVEQGVHRGWLLGESFGSQVMWELVKRSPQRWQGLILAGGFVKYPSSTLLSAARFLCPRVSHRLLHRCLPAYILYAHLRHSDSPTLIAGARDFVARRTVADQQALLQRLRLIAENDPRPLASTCRIPLHHLYGGLDPIVPWSGVVRWLKQHCPSLRASRRIWMSDHTVLATAAEASAAQIRQWMA